From one Staphylococcus kloosii genomic stretch:
- the sigB gene encoding RNA polymerase sigma factor SigB: MTKESKSVNDVSPEQINKWIQEHQNNENTDAQDKLVNHYRKLIESLAYKYSKGQSHHEDLVQVGMVGLIGAINRFDLSFDRKFEAFLVPTVIGEIKRYLRDKTWSVHVPRRIKEIGPRIKKVSDELTNELERSPSIDEIAQRLEVSDEEVLEAMEMSQSYNALSVDHSIEADKDGSTVTLLDIMGQQDSNYDLTEKRMILEKILPILSERERQIIQCTFIEGLSQKETGERIGLSQMHVSRLQRTAIKKLQDAAKK; the protein is encoded by the coding sequence ATGACGAAAGAGTCGAAATCGGTTAACGATGTATCACCTGAACAGATTAACAAATGGATACAAGAGCATCAAAACAATGAAAATACCGATGCTCAAGACAAATTAGTTAATCATTATCGTAAATTGATTGAATCTTTGGCATATAAATATTCTAAAGGTCAATCACATCATGAAGACTTAGTTCAGGTTGGTATGGTCGGTTTAATTGGAGCAATAAACCGTTTTGATTTATCCTTTGATAGAAAATTCGAAGCTTTTTTAGTGCCTACCGTTATTGGAGAAATTAAACGTTATTTACGTGATAAGACTTGGAGTGTTCATGTTCCAAGAAGAATTAAAGAAATTGGCCCACGTATAAAAAAGGTTAGTGACGAATTAACAAATGAATTAGAACGCTCGCCTTCTATTGATGAAATTGCTCAACGATTAGAAGTAAGCGATGAAGAAGTGTTAGAAGCTATGGAAATGAGCCAAAGCTATAATGCACTTAGCGTAGATCATTCAATTGAAGCAGATAAAGATGGATCAACAGTAACTTTATTAGACATCATGGGTCAACAGGACTCTAATTATGATTTGACGGAAAAACGAATGATATTAGAAAAGATTCTGCCCATTTTATCAGAACGAGAACGTCAGATAATTCAATGTACGTTTATCGAGGGATTAAGTCAAAAGGAAACTGGGGAGCGCATTGGTTTAAGCCAAATGCATGTCTCTCGCCTTCAAAGAACGGCAATTAAAAAATTACAAGACGCAGCAAAGAAATAA
- a CDS encoding SprT family protein, with the protein MNNDDLQTLVTKLSVTHFDKNFKHKAYFNHRLRTTGGRYLLDSHNIEINYKQYEKFGIEAIKDIIKHELCHYHLHIEGRGYKHRDRDFKILSASVNAPRFCTPTKSYEERANYLYQCTKCGKQFMRIKKVNTRKMACGLCKGKLKLLNTLK; encoded by the coding sequence ATGAACAATGATGATTTACAAACATTAGTAACAAAACTATCTGTAACTCACTTTGACAAAAACTTTAAACATAAAGCTTACTTTAACCATAGGTTGCGGACTACTGGTGGAAGATACCTACTAGATAGCCATAATATTGAAATAAACTATAAGCAATATGAAAAATTTGGCATAGAAGCAATTAAAGACATCATTAAACATGAATTATGTCACTATCATTTGCATATAGAAGGCAGAGGCTATAAACATAGAGATAGAGATTTTAAAATTTTAAGTGCTTCTGTCAATGCACCACGTTTTTGTACACCAACTAAAAGTTATGAAGAAAGAGCAAATTATTTATATCAATGTACTAAATGTGGAAAACAGTTTATGAGAATTAAAAAAGTTAACACGAGAAAAATGGCTTGTGGCTTATGTAAAGGTAAGTTGAAGTTGTTAAATACATTAAAATAA
- a CDS encoding Tex family protein: MDNNLIQSIQQKFNFTTKQITSVLQLLEDKNTVPFIARYRKEQTGGLDEVQIKQIDDEYQYMVNLLKRKEEVIHNIDEQGLLTDDLKQDILKQTKLQRVEDLYRPFKQKKKTRATEAKRKGLEPLAKWIQHPTEDSLENTAKQYLTDEVTSVEDAIKGAQDIIAEQISDNPKYRSKILKDTYHNGSITSHKRKNAEDEKAIFEMYYDFSEPIKRIANHRVLAMNRGEKEKVLTIKLDMDNANLQKFIYQQEVKNSNKVNYLIDEAIQDSLKRLIMPSIEREIRGDLTEKAENHAIDVFSENLNNLLLQPPLKGKQILGVDPAFRTGCKLAVINPLGTFIAKGVIYPHPPVNKTKQATTTMLQFIKDYNIELIAIGNGTASRETEQFTANLIQEHNLNVQFIIVNEAGASVYSASEIARAEFPDFQVEERSAVSIGRRVQDPLSELVKIDPKSIGVGQYQHDVNQKSLEGALTFVVEKAVNQVGVDVNTASKSLLQYVSGLSSTIADNIIKYREEQGSIKHNKEIAGVKRLGAKTFEQSIGFLRITNGEEPLDNTSIHPESYAVTYKLLDEIGFDASQLGSQELKAKLNNIDLQQFATKLDVGLPTLEDIVKSLIAPNRDPRDNFDTPILKSDVLSIDDLSTGMKLSGTVRNVVDFGAFVDIGVKQDGLVHVSKLSKRFVKNPMDIVSVGDIVDVWIIGIDENKGKVSLSMVDPNEQ, from the coding sequence ATGGATAATAATTTAATTCAATCGATACAACAAAAATTTAATTTTACAACAAAACAAATCACTTCAGTTTTACAACTGTTAGAAGATAAAAATACAGTTCCTTTTATTGCCAGATACAGAAAAGAACAAACAGGTGGACTAGACGAAGTTCAAATAAAACAAATTGATGATGAATACCAATACATGGTCAATTTACTAAAAAGAAAAGAAGAAGTTATTCATAATATTGATGAGCAAGGTCTATTAACAGATGATTTAAAACAAGATATTTTAAAACAAACAAAATTACAAAGAGTTGAAGATTTATATAGACCTTTCAAACAAAAGAAAAAAACACGTGCTACTGAAGCAAAACGTAAAGGTCTTGAACCTTTAGCGAAGTGGATACAACATCCGACAGAAGATAGTTTAGAAAATACAGCCAAACAATATCTCACAGATGAAGTGACTTCAGTAGAAGATGCCATAAAAGGTGCGCAAGATATCATTGCAGAACAAATTTCCGATAATCCTAAATATCGTAGTAAGATTTTAAAAGATACATATCATAATGGTAGTATTACTTCACATAAAAGAAAAAATGCAGAAGATGAAAAAGCAATATTTGAAATGTATTATGATTTCAGCGAACCGATTAAACGCATTGCTAATCATAGAGTGTTAGCGATGAACCGTGGTGAAAAAGAAAAAGTTCTTACTATAAAGTTAGATATGGATAATGCTAATTTGCAAAAATTTATTTACCAACAAGAAGTAAAGAACAGTAATAAAGTAAATTACTTAATAGATGAAGCGATTCAAGATAGTTTGAAAAGATTAATTATGCCTTCTATTGAACGTGAAATTAGAGGGGATTTAACTGAAAAAGCAGAAAACCACGCTATAGATGTGTTCAGTGAAAATTTAAACAATCTATTACTTCAACCACCATTGAAAGGAAAGCAAATATTAGGTGTAGACCCAGCATTTAGAACAGGATGTAAATTAGCCGTTATAAATCCATTAGGTACTTTTATAGCAAAAGGCGTCATTTACCCACATCCACCAGTTAATAAAACAAAACAAGCAACAACGACAATGTTACAGTTTATTAAGGATTATAATATTGAATTAATTGCCATTGGTAATGGAACAGCTAGTAGAGAAACAGAACAGTTTACTGCTAATTTGATTCAAGAACATAACTTAAATGTACAGTTTATTATAGTTAATGAAGCGGGTGCTTCTGTTTATTCTGCATCAGAAATTGCACGTGCAGAGTTTCCTGATTTTCAAGTTGAAGAAAGAAGTGCAGTATCAATCGGACGTAGAGTTCAAGATCCTTTAAGTGAATTGGTAAAAATCGATCCTAAATCTATTGGGGTAGGTCAATATCAACACGATGTAAACCAAAAATCATTAGAAGGTGCGCTTACTTTCGTAGTAGAGAAGGCAGTTAACCAAGTTGGTGTGGATGTAAATACAGCTTCTAAATCTTTATTACAATACGTTTCAGGTTTATCAAGTACGATTGCTGATAATATTATTAAATATAGAGAAGAACAAGGTTCAATTAAACACAATAAAGAAATAGCGGGTGTTAAACGTTTAGGCGCTAAAACGTTTGAACAAAGTATAGGTTTCTTACGTATAACTAATGGAGAAGAACCATTAGATAATACTTCAATTCACCCAGAAAGTTATGCTGTAACATATAAGCTACTAGATGAAATTGGTTTTGATGCTTCACAATTAGGGTCTCAAGAATTAAAAGCAAAATTGAATAATATAGATTTACAACAATTTGCAACGAAACTTGATGTCGGGTTACCAACTTTAGAAGATATAGTGAAGTCATTAATAGCGCCTAATCGAGATCCTCGTGATAACTTTGATACTCCTATTTTAAAATCAGATGTATTATCAATTGATGATTTATCTACTGGCATGAAGTTAAGTGGAACAGTTAGAAATGTAGTAGACTTTGGAGCTTTTGTCGATATCGGCGTTAAACAGGATGGTTTAGTACATGTATCAAAATTATCAAAACGCTTTGTTAAAAATCCAATGGACATTGTAAGTGTAGGAGATATAGTAGATGTTTGGATTATCGGGATAGACGAAAACAAAGGAAAAGTATCATTATCGATGGTTGATCCAAATGAACAATGA